In one Thermodesulfobium sp. 4217-1 genomic region, the following are encoded:
- the tyrS gene encoding tyrosine--tRNA ligase — MNFDESIKLIKRGTEEIIPFDDLEKKIKSGRKLNIKLGIDPTAPDLHLGHTVVLSKLKSFQDLGHRVILIIGDFTTLIGDPTGKSKTRPALNVEEINKNAETYKTQAFKILDKEKTTIRYNSEWLSKISLEELIKLSAKFTVARILERETFSERLKANEPISLHEILYPLLQAYDSVAINADVELGGTDQTFNLLIGRDLMEKMGMEPQVCLTMPIIAGLDGKQKMSKSLGNYVGIAEEPNTIFGKLMSMPDELLRQYFILLTDFTEDEISVLFKKYENPKDIKKVLAFDITKRYSSEEDAAKARENFETAFEKRSFPDDAAEYRWPYESENEVWLPKLLVDLGLLKSTSEGKRLLAQGAIEINEEAINDEKFIVKKDKFKLKVGRKIFARIV; from the coding sequence TTGAACTTTGATGAATCGATTAAGTTAATTAAAAGAGGCACTGAAGAAATTATACCTTTTGACGATCTTGAAAAAAAGATTAAGTCAGGTAGAAAGCTAAATATTAAGCTGGGTATTGACCCTACAGCTCCCGATCTACATCTGGGGCATACCGTAGTGCTTAGTAAACTAAAGAGTTTTCAAGACCTTGGGCACAGAGTAATATTAATTATTGGTGATTTCACTACCTTGATCGGCGATCCGACTGGAAAATCAAAGACTAGGCCAGCCCTAAACGTAGAAGAAATCAATAAAAATGCTGAAACCTACAAAACTCAGGCTTTTAAAATATTGGACAAAGAAAAGACTACCATTAGATATAACTCAGAATGGTTGTCAAAAATAAGCCTTGAAGAGTTGATAAAACTGAGTGCAAAGTTTACTGTCGCCAGAATCCTTGAAAGGGAGACTTTTTCAGAGAGATTGAAAGCAAACGAACCTATCAGCCTTCATGAGATCTTGTATCCTTTGCTCCAGGCATACGATTCGGTGGCTATCAATGCTGATGTGGAGCTTGGCGGAACAGACCAGACGTTCAATCTCCTGATAGGCAGAGATCTAATGGAGAAAATGGGAATGGAACCTCAGGTGTGTCTTACTATGCCTATTATTGCAGGCCTTGACGGAAAGCAAAAAATGAGCAAAAGCCTTGGAAATTATGTCGGCATTGCTGAAGAGCCAAATACGATATTTGGTAAGCTGATGTCAATGCCAGATGAGCTGTTAAGACAATATTTTATCTTGCTTACCGATTTTACAGAAGATGAAATTTCTGTGCTGTTTAAAAAATATGAGAATCCAAAAGATATAAAAAAGGTTTTAGCCTTTGACATCACAAAAAGGTATTCTTCTGAGGAAGATGCTGCAAAGGCAAGGGAAAATTTCGAGACTGCATTCGAAAAAAGATCATTTCCAGATGATGCTGCAGAGTACAGATGGCCCTATGAAAGTGAAAATGAGGTATGGCTGCCAAAGCTTTTGGTCGATCTTGGACTCTTAAAGAGCACGAGCGAGGGGAAGAGACTTCTTGCTCAGGGAGCAATAGAGATTAACGAAGAAGCTATAAATGATGAGAAGTTTATAGTTAAAAAGGACAAATTTAAATTGAAAGTGGGCAGAAAAATTTTTGCAAGGATAGTCTAA
- a CDS encoding YebC/PmpR family DNA-binding transcriptional regulator, with protein MPYSIIINFSGGGIISGHSKWANIKHKKSKEDAVRGKVFTKLARELTIAARTGGGSPEANARLRIAIEKAKSVNMPSDNIKRAIQKGTGELNDGANYEEMVYEGYGPLGIAVLMNVTTDNKNRTAPEIRKIFSKSGGNMADAGAVAWMFSRKGEIIVEGENEEKIMELALDEDLAIEDIEQGDGETKVITEPENLYQVQGKLKDANFNIVNCEVVMVPSTYVQVSNISEAKKVLGFLEQLEEHDDVQNVYANFDIPENIMEEIEKEE; from the coding sequence ATTCCCTATTCTATAATTATAAATTTTTCTGGAGGTGGAATTATTTCTGGACATTCCAAGTGGGCTAATATTAAACATAAGAAATCTAAAGAAGATGCTGTAAGAGGCAAGGTATTTACTAAGCTTGCAAGAGAGCTTACGATTGCTGCAAGGACAGGCGGCGGCAGTCCAGAAGCTAATGCAAGATTGAGAATTGCAATTGAAAAGGCAAAGAGCGTAAATATGCCTTCTGATAACATCAAGAGGGCGATCCAAAAGGGCACCGGCGAGCTCAACGACGGAGCGAACTATGAAGAAATGGTCTATGAAGGTTACGGTCCTTTAGGCATTGCAGTCCTAATGAACGTAACGACCGACAATAAAAATAGAACTGCTCCAGAGATTAGAAAAATTTTCTCAAAATCTGGCGGAAATATGGCTGACGCAGGGGCTGTAGCCTGGATGTTTTCAAGAAAAGGCGAGATCATTGTTGAGGGCGAAAACGAGGAAAAAATTATGGAATTGGCTCTTGACGAAGACCTTGCAATCGAAGATATAGAACAGGGAGACGGAGAAACTAAGGTCATTACTGAACCAGAAAATCTTTATCAGGTTCAAGGTAAACTAAAAGATGCTAATTTCAATATAGTAAATTGTGAAGTAGTAATGGTTCCATCTACTTATGTACAAGTTAGCAATATTTCAGAAGCAAAAAAGGTTCTTGGTTTCCTGGAGCAATTGGAAGAGCACGATGACGTCCAAAACGTATATGCTAATTTCGATATCCCAGAGAACATAATGGAGGAAATTGAGAAAGAAGAGTAG
- a CDS encoding ComEC/Rec2 family competence protein, producing MIWRYPLLLPSFSFCAGIFFYYNYSILALLAYIFTCMLFLLISFEFKRLEFYVLITTISTLLLFSGLFLSYSKDLTKFSYKNFFFTATVINQKNNLLKVYLHSPDPFASKIERVIFRGKTNFQQGDNITIDGESLGNSIILATRIEKNSSNNKLFFKQYVENAIRQNISEQEGMVFGAMLYGDDLFQPPKEVYNAFNRTGLLHILVVSGAQVSMIFSMFFYFLKRMSMNPVMSFVIISFFTSLFCLNVGLDPPVMRAGCLILFVALAELFRFNYSSFNLTLLALILLLIFEPVSLFDISFQLTFLCIFAMFFASEIRNKLNVHNYIAELFILSFSVFIFLFPPIVNYFNNLSLLALFTNIFITPFLEIFILIGFILSFLMTISGIFSQYIGHFVTYMTDIVIYIIKGWSNMPLSSVFFAKIPAFSVYLYYLVLFLIIFNKYNSVIFYIFLGSVFFSLMVFKPDDIKVYNDKKGIILQSSEGSFEFYKQIENCSVKTPTSKFVISTNQIFKPLKDVIVLCEKDGVKIYRDYELIYPDSYNNK from the coding sequence TTGATTTGGAGATATCCTTTACTTTTGCCTTCTTTTTCATTTTGCGCAGGCATATTTTTTTACTACAACTATTCAATTTTGGCACTTTTGGCTTATATCTTTACCTGTATGCTTTTTTTATTAATATCATTTGAATTTAAAAGGCTGGAATTTTATGTATTAATAACTACAATTTCCACATTACTCTTATTTAGCGGCTTGTTTCTTTCTTATTCTAAAGACCTAACTAAATTTAGCTATAAAAACTTTTTCTTCACCGCTACAGTAATAAATCAAAAAAATAATTTGCTGAAAGTATATCTTCATAGCCCAGATCCATTTGCTTCCAAGATTGAAAGAGTCATCTTTAGAGGAAAAACCAATTTTCAACAAGGAGATAATATTACAATTGACGGAGAGTCACTTGGCAATTCTATTATTTTGGCGACAAGAATTGAGAAAAATAGCTCCAACAACAAGTTATTTTTTAAACAGTATGTTGAAAATGCTATAAGACAAAATATTTCAGAGCAAGAGGGTATGGTCTTTGGCGCAATGCTATATGGGGACGATCTTTTTCAGCCGCCCAAAGAAGTTTATAACGCTTTTAACCGCACTGGACTTCTACACATACTTGTGGTGTCTGGAGCTCAGGTGTCGATGATATTTTCTATGTTCTTTTACTTTCTGAAGAGAATGTCGATGAATCCTGTCATGTCTTTTGTTATAATATCCTTTTTCACATCGCTATTTTGTTTAAATGTAGGCCTTGATCCGCCTGTGATGAGAGCTGGCTGTTTGATATTGTTTGTCGCATTAGCAGAGCTATTTAGATTTAACTATTCATCTTTTAACTTAACTTTGTTAGCATTAATATTGCTTCTTATATTCGAGCCTGTTTCACTGTTTGATATTAGTTTTCAATTAACATTTTTGTGTATATTTGCAATGTTTTTCGCAAGCGAGATAAGAAATAAACTAAACGTACATAATTATATAGCAGAGCTCTTTATACTATCATTCTCAGTATTTATATTCTTATTTCCTCCTATAGTAAACTATTTTAATAACCTTTCCCTTCTTGCGTTGTTTACAAATATCTTCATTACGCCCTTTTTAGAAATATTTATACTTATAGGATTTATATTGAGCTTTCTTATGACTATTTCTGGTATTTTTTCACAATATATTGGTCATTTTGTCACATACATGACAGATATAGTAATCTATATAATCAAAGGCTGGTCAAATATGCCCTTGTCTTCAGTCTTTTTCGCCAAAATACCCGCATTTAGCGTTTATCTATATTATTTAGTGTTGTTCTTAATAATTTTCAACAAATATAATTCTGTAATTTTTTATATTTTCTTAGGATCTGTGTTTTTCTCATTGATGGTCTTCAAACCTGACGACATAAAAGTATATAATGATAAAAAGGGTATAATTTTACAATCCAGTGAAGGAAGTTTCGAATTTTATAAGCAAATTGAAAATTGCAGCGTAAAAACGCCTACCAGTAAGTTTGTTATTTCAACCAATCAGATTTTCAAACCGTTGAAAGATGTAATTGTATTGTGCGAGAAAGATGGAGTTAAAATCTATCGTGATTATGAATTAATCTATCCAGATTCATATAATAATAAGTAG
- a CDS encoding universal stress protein: MKILVGVNDSKDSQDVARWAINFASQEKDSEVTLVFAEKRMPFVSYEDITDDQLMALAQVDGEMIFDKCLNGFNTKGTTVKERILIGDPSAEILKIAKEEGVDFIALGTRALSPVCQMFMCSVSERVIKKSPIPVIINRFPSETVKDLHTIKA; this comes from the coding sequence ATGAAAATCTTGGTAGGAGTAAACGATTCTAAGGACTCCCAAGATGTTGCAAGATGGGCTATTAACTTTGCTAGCCAGGAAAAGGATTCTGAGGTCACTTTGGTATTTGCAGAGAAAAGGATGCCTTTTGTTTCATACGAAGATATTACTGACGATCAGCTAATGGCACTTGCTCAGGTAGACGGTGAAATGATTTTTGATAAGTGCTTGAATGGCTTCAACACAAAAGGAACTACAGTAAAAGAAAGAATTCTCATAGGCGATCCTTCTGCTGAAATTTTGAAAATTGCAAAAGAAGAAGGAGTTGATTTTATCGCTCTTGGAACCAGAGCCCTTTCACCAGTGTGCCAAATGTTTATGTGCTCAGTTTCAGAAAGAGTTATAAAAAAGTCTCCAATACCTGTAATAATTAACAGGTTCCCATCAGAAACTGTAAAAGACTTACACACCATCAAGGCTTAA
- a CDS encoding crossover junction endodeoxyribonuclease RuvC — MIVLGIDPGVADIGYAIVKKDQGISLESCGLIQIYNRTQDERLCAIFDELSSIVDKYSPDACSVEKLFYFKNQKTVMDVSEGRGVIKLVLSKKNISYREYTPKEVKRLISGNGLANKVQVRKSVEFILGSDFSNLRDDVTDAIALALVYSDNDSIYSR, encoded by the coding sequence ATGATAGTATTGGGAATTGATCCTGGCGTAGCCGATATAGGCTATGCAATCGTAAAAAAGGACCAGGGTATTTCTTTGGAAAGTTGCGGTTTGATACAGATTTACAATCGCACTCAGGATGAAAGATTGTGCGCTATATTTGATGAGCTGAGCTCTATTGTGGACAAGTATAGTCCTGATGCCTGCTCTGTCGAAAAGCTTTTCTATTTTAAGAATCAAAAAACAGTTATGGACGTGTCAGAAGGTAGAGGAGTAATAAAGTTGGTTTTGAGCAAAAAAAATATTTCATATAGGGAATACACGCCGAAAGAGGTAAAGCGTCTTATTTCTGGGAATGGTCTTGCCAATAAAGTACAGGTTAGGAAATCTGTAGAGTTCATATTGGGATCTGATTTTAGTAATCTCAGAGATGATGTAACGGACGCTATTGCTCTTGCGCTGGTATATTCAGACAATGATAGCATATATAGTAGGTAA
- a CDS encoding ComEA family DNA-binding protein has product MKEKLSLILSLIFVASIVAYWGFSQGSNNPVNPIGETQNNQSNQYDDKSKSSKVKINSTTAEKDIVVHIKGAIKNPGDYQVPYGSKVQDLIIVAGGCLEGADTSGLALNKKLRQNQTIKVPFVSSGSAHGTIVNVNLASLEEIDSLPGIGRATAEKIIDERNKSKFINLEDFKQRLNFSSSKIEKLRGFITF; this is encoded by the coding sequence ATGAAAGAAAAGCTATCTCTAATATTATCATTGATATTTGTAGCCTCTATCGTGGCTTATTGGGGTTTTAGCCAGGGATCGAATAATCCTGTAAATCCTATTGGCGAGACACAAAATAATCAAAGCAATCAATATGATGATAAAAGCAAGAGCAGCAAGGTAAAAATTAACTCTACTACAGCAGAAAAAGATATAGTTGTTCATATAAAGGGGGCTATAAAGAATCCTGGTGATTATCAGGTTCCCTATGGATCTAAGGTTCAAGATCTTATAATAGTTGCAGGGGGCTGTCTTGAGGGCGCCGACACATCAGGGTTGGCGCTAAACAAGAAGCTTAGGCAAAATCAGACTATCAAAGTGCCATTCGTTAGCTCTGGGTCAGCACATGGAACAATTGTGAATGTAAACTTGGCGTCATTGGAAGAGATTGATTCCTTGCCTGGCATTGGAAGGGCTACTGCAGAAAAGATAATCGATGAAAGAAATAAGTCGAAGTTTATTAATTTAGAGGACTTTAAACAGCGATTAAATTTTTCAAGTTCAAAGATTGAGAAGTTAAGAGGTTTTATAACCTTTTGA
- the leuS gene encoding leucine--tRNA ligase produces the protein MKLLKIGEAILLGLYPFETIEKKWQATWKEKKVFKTEEEKGNKKIFILEMFPYPSGNLHMGHVRNYTIGDVVARYHRMKSYNVLHPMGWDAFGMPAENAAIKYGVHPYEWTVKNIENMKRQLNSLGISYDWDREVATCFPDYYKWNQWLFLQFYKKGLAYKKKSKVNWCPECKTVLANEQAEEGRCWRCKSEVELKELEQWFFKITDYSEELVKDLDILRGWPQKVKVMQRNWIGLSEGVMIKFKLSEKVDGYKDDFIEVFTTRSDTLGGATFMVVSAEHPIVKNILDSKNNEELIEFLKDYEKEKIQNRFTVGVNDKKGVSLGITVVNPLTNEDIQVFASNYVLMSYGTGAVMGVPAHDARDFDFAREKNLPIKYVIKPEDKDACDESSVYEDEGIVVNSPHISGLKSSDAKKKIVEMFQEEKIAKFAKQIRLRDWLISRQRYWGTPIPIVYCEKCGIVPLSEKDLPVILPTNVEFTGTGGSPLSNIDEFVNVKCPICGSDAKRETDTMDTFVDSSWYYLRFCDPKNVTEPFSKDKAKYWMSVDQYIGGVEHAVLHLLYSRFFVKVLRDLGFLEIDEPFSNLLTQGMVLKEGEKMSKSKGNVVDPEEILATYGADTARLFILFAAPPEKDLEWSDQGVEGAHRFLSRVWRLFHDNIDLIKVTKELTFDDLNKDEVDIYKKLNKTLLKAGNDIEDKFHFNTSIAALMEFTNEFSFSLRNKKIRPELVKKIFETFTIILSVFAPHMCEEIWSEMGNKDLISSQNWPEVDTNYLEDDICVIAIQINGKLRDKIMVEKDQTEDVIEDMVMSSLRVKKFIEGKDILKKIYVKNKIFNIVVK, from the coding sequence ATGAAATTACTAAAAATTGGGGAGGCAATATTATTGGGCTTATATCCTTTTGAAACAATCGAAAAGAAGTGGCAGGCAACATGGAAAGAAAAGAAGGTCTTTAAAACAGAAGAGGAAAAGGGAAACAAAAAAATATTTATATTGGAAATGTTCCCTTATCCATCGGGGAATCTTCATATGGGGCATGTTAGAAACTATACCATTGGTGATGTTGTAGCTCGCTATCACAGGATGAAATCATACAATGTTCTTCATCCAATGGGCTGGGACGCTTTTGGGATGCCTGCTGAAAATGCAGCTATTAAATACGGCGTTCATCCTTATGAGTGGACAGTAAAAAATATTGAGAATATGAAGAGACAGCTAAATTCTTTAGGAATTAGTTATGATTGGGATAGAGAGGTAGCTACATGCTTTCCTGATTATTATAAGTGGAACCAATGGCTATTTCTTCAATTCTACAAAAAGGGATTGGCATATAAGAAGAAATCAAAAGTTAACTGGTGCCCCGAATGTAAAACTGTTCTTGCAAATGAACAGGCAGAAGAAGGAAGATGCTGGAGATGTAAAAGCGAAGTAGAATTAAAGGAGCTTGAACAGTGGTTCTTCAAGATTACAGACTACTCTGAGGAGCTTGTAAAAGACCTTGATATCTTGAGGGGCTGGCCTCAAAAAGTAAAAGTTATGCAGCGCAATTGGATAGGCTTATCAGAAGGAGTAATGATAAAATTTAAGCTCTCTGAGAAAGTAGATGGGTATAAAGACGATTTTATAGAGGTATTTACCACAAGGTCAGATACTCTGGGCGGAGCAACCTTTATGGTGGTTTCAGCCGAACACCCAATAGTGAAAAATATCTTAGACAGCAAAAATAATGAAGAATTGATAGAGTTTTTAAAGGATTATGAAAAAGAAAAGATTCAAAATAGGTTTACAGTTGGTGTAAATGATAAAAAAGGCGTATCTCTTGGCATAACAGTTGTGAATCCGCTTACAAATGAAGATATTCAAGTCTTTGCCTCAAATTACGTTCTTATGAGCTACGGTACAGGAGCTGTGATGGGAGTTCCAGCTCACGATGCAAGGGATTTTGACTTTGCAAGGGAGAAAAATCTTCCTATTAAATACGTAATAAAGCCCGAAGATAAGGACGCCTGCGATGAGAGCAGTGTTTATGAAGATGAGGGAATTGTCGTAAATTCGCCTCATATCTCTGGGTTAAAGAGCTCAGATGCTAAAAAGAAGATTGTAGAGATGTTTCAAGAAGAAAAAATAGCAAAATTCGCCAAACAGATAAGGCTAAGAGACTGGCTCATATCAAGGCAAAGATATTGGGGCACTCCTATCCCAATAGTATATTGTGAGAAATGTGGAATTGTGCCTTTGAGCGAGAAGGATTTGCCAGTTATTCTGCCGACAAATGTCGAATTTACTGGAACAGGCGGATCTCCATTATCCAATATCGATGAGTTCGTAAATGTAAAATGTCCAATATGCGGATCGGATGCCAAGAGAGAGACCGACACAATGGACACGTTTGTCGACTCTTCATGGTACTATCTGAGGTTTTGCGATCCAAAAAATGTTACCGAACCCTTTTCTAAAGATAAAGCTAAGTACTGGATGAGCGTAGATCAATATATTGGTGGAGTCGAGCATGCAGTCCTTCATCTACTTTACTCAAGATTTTTCGTGAAGGTCTTAAGAGATTTAGGATTTTTGGAAATTGATGAGCCTTTTTCGAACCTTTTAACTCAGGGTATGGTCCTAAAAGAAGGCGAAAAGATGTCTAAATCAAAGGGAAATGTGGTAGACCCAGAAGAGATCCTTGCTACTTACGGCGCAGATACAGCTAGATTATTTATTCTTTTCGCGGCTCCGCCAGAAAAGGATCTTGAATGGAGCGACCAGGGTGTAGAGGGCGCTCACCGTTTTCTATCAAGGGTTTGGAGACTATTCCACGATAATATTGATTTGATAAAGGTCACAAAAGAGTTAACTTTCGATGATTTGAACAAAGATGAGGTCGATATCTACAAAAAATTAAACAAGACATTGTTAAAGGCTGGAAACGACATTGAGGACAAGTTTCATTTTAATACATCGATCGCTGCTCTGATGGAGTTCACGAATGAATTTTCTTTTTCTCTAAGGAACAAAAAAATAAGACCCGAGCTTGTTAAAAAGATATTTGAGACATTCACCATAATTCTTTCTGTATTTGCTCCACATATGTGCGAAGAAATATGGTCTGAAATGGGAAATAAAGACCTGATAAGTTCACAGAATTGGCCAGAAGTAGATACAAATTATCTTGAAGACGATATATGCGTGATTGCAATACAGATCAATGGAAAACTTAGAGACAAGATTATGGTAGAAAAAGATCAAACCGAAGACGTTATAGAAGATATGGTAATGTCGAGTCTCAGAGTGAAAAAGTTTATCGAGGGCAAGGATATCTTGAAGAAAATTTATGTAAAGAACAAGATTTTCAATATAGTGGTCAAATAG
- the ruvA gene encoding Holliday junction branch migration protein RuvA: MIAYIVGNLLGFVENSIIVENNGLGYLIKLPPYLFEKNKNRKGDILEFYISHQFIAESQQLFGFESIPDLESFQKLLKIHGIGVKLALQIVSSFKTNPTLIVDLKNDRVNSLKSIPGVGEKTAKRIFDELKGCFPEFSDVKFDDKAKLAVDALVSLGVTFQRAKEVVIDTLKDIPDINILKSEDIITMAIQRIR; the protein is encoded by the coding sequence ATGATAGCATATATAGTAGGTAATTTACTTGGCTTTGTAGAAAATAGCATAATTGTTGAAAATAACGGCTTGGGATATTTGATAAAGCTCCCTCCATATCTTTTTGAAAAGAACAAGAATAGAAAAGGCGATATTTTAGAATTTTATATAAGTCATCAATTTATCGCAGAGTCACAACAGCTATTTGGTTTTGAGTCAATTCCCGATCTTGAGAGCTTCCAAAAACTTTTGAAAATTCACGGAATTGGCGTTAAGCTGGCGTTGCAAATAGTATCCTCTTTCAAGACCAATCCCACGTTGATAGTCGATCTAAAAAACGATAGGGTAAATTCGCTAAAGTCCATTCCTGGAGTTGGCGAGAAGACTGCAAAAAGAATATTCGATGAGCTTAAGGGCTGTTTCCCAGAGTTTTCTGATGTAAAGTTTGACGATAAAGCAAAATTAGCAGTAGATGCGCTGGTCTCTTTGGGAGTAACTTTTCAAAGGGCCAAGGAAGTGGTAATTGATACATTGAAAGATATTCCAGACATAAACATTCTTAAGAGCGAGGATATTATCACTATGGCTATCCAAAGGATAAGATGA
- a CDS encoding SprT family zinc-dependent metalloprotease codes for MSIKIDKILRSKRRTISLQIIEGAKLVVKAPYYVTDVDIDKVVEKYAEWIERKKSELIERNSKVLEKKFCDGEEFFYLGNLFKLKVADFQAKPIIFNNGFYIAKNHLPQAKSILTNWYKNRAREIFSERATFYSHLTGLKFNKLRISSAKTNWGSCSYKNTLSLSWRLIMAPIDIIDYVVVHEIIHIIIKNHSKEFWSKVEGLVPNYKEKRKWLKEFGHELIV; via the coding sequence ATTTCTATTAAAATAGACAAAATATTACGTTCAAAAAGGAGAACAATCTCTCTTCAGATAATAGAGGGCGCAAAGCTTGTCGTAAAGGCTCCATATTATGTAACTGATGTGGACATAGATAAAGTTGTTGAGAAATACGCTGAATGGATTGAGAGAAAAAAATCTGAATTAATCGAAAGAAATTCAAAAGTTTTAGAGAAGAAATTTTGTGATGGAGAAGAATTTTTTTATTTGGGAAATTTATTTAAATTAAAAGTAGCCGACTTTCAAGCTAAACCTATAATATTTAATAATGGGTTTTATATTGCAAAAAATCATCTACCACAAGCTAAAAGCATATTGACAAATTGGTACAAGAATCGTGCTCGTGAAATATTTTCTGAAAGAGCTACATTTTACTCGCATTTAACAGGACTAAAATTTAACAAGTTAAGAATTTCCAGCGCAAAGACGAATTGGGGGTCTTGTTCCTATAAAAATACTCTAAGTCTTTCTTGGAGGCTTATTATGGCTCCTATAGATATTATTGATTATGTAGTAGTGCATGAAATCATACACATAATAATTAAAAACCATTCAAAGGAATTTTGGAGTAAGGTTGAAGGGCTTGTCCCAAACTATAAAGAGAAGAGAAAATGGTTAAAAGAATTTGGTCATGAACTGATAGTCTAA
- the rpsT gene encoding 30S ribosomal protein S20: protein MPVTRTATRELRKSLRKKHHNQSVKSATKTSIKNFEKLLQVEATAEQREKVLDLFKKAVSSVDRLAKNNIYDKNKASRKKSQLQIKLNNFLNQKTES, encoded by the coding sequence ATGCCAGTTACAAGAACCGCTACAAGAGAGTTAAGAAAAAGCTTAAGAAAAAAACACCATAACCAATCGGTAAAATCTGCCACCAAGACTAGCATCAAAAATTTTGAAAAATTGTTGCAAGTTGAAGCCACAGCAGAGCAAAGAGAAAAGGTTTTAGATCTCTTTAAGAAAGCAGTAAGCTCTGTGGACAGATTGGCGAAAAACAATATCTATGATAAAAATAAAGCTTCTAGAAAGAAATCCCAACTCCAAATAAAACTCAATAACTTTTTAAATCAGAAAACAGAGTCTTAA